The following proteins are encoded in a genomic region of Populus nigra chromosome 16, ddPopNigr1.1, whole genome shotgun sequence:
- the LOC133676343 gene encoding uncharacterized protein LOC133676343 isoform X1, with product MPVFAESSSTTIADQIKLRKHRELQPIATETDPNPHISRTSKSNTIISSLFHSHFTATPPDQTKKKGATFRGLGCTAGAAQQVSVPAVIRSSAGWEGKRVKKKKGHQKRKKESLKLSSGNNNNSNNSNGDGDLNGDGNLGNCMVMQDVWCGPGIGFSGADAVVGSVDCVVVRRNASSGRGKIDEGEKFNQRERERDRERGRERERPCLTRRAAVNPETPSFLDTDPAFVTSRPEIEVFGTRYYRHIRHPSPDGLARMMMLQNSFIMGGRLDRFSNWRLDIDHLTYEQLLELGDRIGYVNTGLKEDEISSCVKKINPSVIKELPSHLPMTLERKCSICQDEFEEDDELGKLDCGHGFHIQCIKKWLAQKNTCPVCKTEPVARA from the exons ATGCCGGTTTTTGCAGAGAGCAGCAGCACAACTATAGCTGACCAAATCAAGCTAAGAAAACACAGAGAGCTGCAACCCATTGCAACTGAAACAGATCCAAACCCACATATCTCTAGGACCTCCAAATCCAATACAATAATCTCCTCTCTCTTCCACTCTCACTTCACTGCAACCCCACCTGACCAAACAAAGAAGAAAGGTGCAACCTTTAGAGGCCTAGGATGCACTGCTGGAGCAGCACAGCAGGTGTCGGTGCCGGCGGTGATAAGGTCATCGGCTGGCTGGGAAGGGAAAAGGGTCAAGAAGAAAAAGGGTCatcagaaaagaaagaaagaaagcttgAAACTTTCCAGtggcaacaacaacaatagtaataatagcaATGGTGATGGTGATCTTAATGGAGATGGTAATCTTGGGAATTGCATGGTTATGCAAGATGTTTGGTGTGGACCcggaattgggttttcaggtgCTGATGCTGTTGTTGGGTCAGTTGACTGTGTTGTCGTTAGAAGGAACGCGTCATCTGGAAGAGGGAAGATTGATGAAGGAGAGAAATTTAATCaaagggaaagagagagagatagagagagggggagagagagagag CGTCCTTGTTTAACTAGGCGGGCTGCAGTGAATCCTGAAACCCCCTCGTTTCTGGATACTGATCCTGCTTTTGTAACATCTCGTCCTGAAATAGAAGTTTTTGGAACTCGGTATTATCGCCATATCCGACATCCTTCCCCAGATGGACTTGCTAGG ATGATGATGCTCCAGAATAGTTTTATCATGGGAGGAAGATTGGATCGATTCAGCAACTGGAGACTTGATATTGATCACTTGACATATGAG CAACTGCTCGAGTTAGGTGATAGAATTGGTTATGTGAATACTGGATTGAAAGAAGATGAGATCAGCAGCTGTGTCAAGAAAATTAATCCCTCAGTCATCAAAGAACTGCCATCACATTTACCCATGACATTGGAAAGGAAGTGCAGCATTTGTCAG GATGAATTcgaagaagatgatgagttGGGCAAACTAGATTGTGGACATGGCTTTCACATACAATGTATAAAGAAATGGCTTGCACAGAAAAATACATGCCCGGTCTGTAAAACTGAACCAGTGGCTCGAGCCTAG
- the LOC133676343 gene encoding uncharacterized protein LOC133676343 isoform X2, which translates to MPVFAESSSTTIADQIKLRKHRELQPIATETDPNPHISRTSKSNTIISSLFHSHFTATPPDQTKKKGATFRGLGCTAGAAQQVSVPAVIRSSAGWEGKRVKKKKGHQKRKKESLKLSSGNNNNSNNSNGDGDLNGDGNLGNCMVMQDVWCGPGIGFSGADAVVGSVDCVVVRRNASSGRGKIDEGEKFNQRERERDRERGREREMMMLQNSFIMGGRLDRFSNWRLDIDHLTYEQLLELGDRIGYVNTGLKEDEISSCVKKINPSVIKELPSHLPMTLERKCSICQDEFEEDDELGKLDCGHGFHIQCIKKWLAQKNTCPVCKTEPVARA; encoded by the exons ATGCCGGTTTTTGCAGAGAGCAGCAGCACAACTATAGCTGACCAAATCAAGCTAAGAAAACACAGAGAGCTGCAACCCATTGCAACTGAAACAGATCCAAACCCACATATCTCTAGGACCTCCAAATCCAATACAATAATCTCCTCTCTCTTCCACTCTCACTTCACTGCAACCCCACCTGACCAAACAAAGAAGAAAGGTGCAACCTTTAGAGGCCTAGGATGCACTGCTGGAGCAGCACAGCAGGTGTCGGTGCCGGCGGTGATAAGGTCATCGGCTGGCTGGGAAGGGAAAAGGGTCAAGAAGAAAAAGGGTCatcagaaaagaaagaaagaaagcttgAAACTTTCCAGtggcaacaacaacaatagtaataatagcaATGGTGATGGTGATCTTAATGGAGATGGTAATCTTGGGAATTGCATGGTTATGCAAGATGTTTGGTGTGGACCcggaattgggttttcaggtgCTGATGCTGTTGTTGGGTCAGTTGACTGTGTTGTCGTTAGAAGGAACGCGTCATCTGGAAGAGGGAAGATTGATGAAGGAGAGAAATTTAATCaaagggaaagagagagagatagagagagggggagagagagagag ATGATGATGCTCCAGAATAGTTTTATCATGGGAGGAAGATTGGATCGATTCAGCAACTGGAGACTTGATATTGATCACTTGACATATGAG CAACTGCTCGAGTTAGGTGATAGAATTGGTTATGTGAATACTGGATTGAAAGAAGATGAGATCAGCAGCTGTGTCAAGAAAATTAATCCCTCAGTCATCAAAGAACTGCCATCACATTTACCCATGACATTGGAAAGGAAGTGCAGCATTTGTCAG GATGAATTcgaagaagatgatgagttGGGCAAACTAGATTGTGGACATGGCTTTCACATACAATGTATAAAGAAATGGCTTGCACAGAAAAATACATGCCCGGTCTGTAAAACTGAACCAGTGGCTCGAGCCTAG